GGGCGGTTCGCTACGTTTTTTTCCGGTCGTGACGACGTGTGGTTGTGCCACTGGAGGAGCCGGCCCGGATCGCGCGCGAGCTCGCAAGCCACGGCTACGCCGCCGACCGGGAGGCGATCACGCTGTTGACGCAGGCGGGCGACACCGCGGCGGCGCTCGCGGTCGCGGTCGAGGCGATCCCGGACGACACGTTGAAACTCACCGCGTCGGACGTCCGGGACGCGCTCGAGGAGGGGTCCCGGGGCCGCCGCGACCCGATATGCGGCGACGACGCGGCGGACGCGACCGGGGACGACGCTTCCGTGGAGCCGACGGTCGGTACAGGAAAATCGGGAGACAGCTCCGGAGCCGCGGACGGAAACGCTGGCGAAACACCCTCTGTTTCGACTGGAACCGGGGGGTCGGGCGTGGGGGACGGTACCGATTCATCTCCAGTCGAAACAAAGGGGTCCTCGGGCGGAGTGGCAATGAACGAGGCAAAACCGGCGAACGAGGCAAAACCGGCGAACGAGGCAAAACCGGCGAACGAGGCAAAACCGGCGAACGAGGCAAAACCGGCGAACGAGGCAAAATCGGCGGACAGCCGACCGACGAGCGACGACTCGACGGGCGGTAGCCGGGCGGCCGACGCCCTGTCGGCCGACGGTCCGGCGGACAGCAGTTCGGCGGGTCCCGAATCGGACAGCAGTTCGGCGGGTCCCGAATCGGACAGCAGTTCGGCGGGTCCCGAGCCGGGCGGCGGGGGCGGCCGTGCCGTCGACTCGTCGCTTCGGTCGCTCGAAATCGACAACGACATGACCGGCTACTCGACGAGTACCGGCGAGTACGGCGACTTCGTGGCAACGTTTCGGGACCGCTACGAGCGCCTCGCCGGGAAGCTCAGGGGCCGGGTCAACCACCGGAACGCAACGGCGCTGCAGGCAAGCCCCGGTGGCGGAGACGCCGGTATGGTCGGGATGATCTCGGACGTTCGGTCGACGGCGTCGGGGCACTGGCTGATCGAGTTGGAGGACACCACGGGCGTCTTCCCGTGTCTGGTGATGAAAGACAGGCCGATCGCGGGGCTGGTTGAGGAACTGCTGCTCGACGAGGTGATCGCCGTCGAGGGAACACTGTCGGACGACGGCGGTATCCTGTTCGTCGACGAGCTGTACTTCCCGGACATCCCGCGGACGTACGAGCCGTCGACGGCCGACAGGCACGTCAAGGCGGCGCTTATAAGTGACGTCCACGTCGGGAGCCAGGAGTTCGTGGGCGATGCCTGGAGCCAGTTCGCGTCGTGGCTCCACACCGAGGAGGCCGAGCGGATTGAGTACCTGCTCGTCGCCGGCGACATGGTCGAAGGCGTCGGCGTCTACCCCGACCAAGACGAGGAGTTGGACATCGTCGATATCTTCGATCAGTACCGGCGGTTCTCGGAGCGTTTAAAAGAGGTACCGGGGGATCTGGAGATCGTGATGATACCCGGCAACCACGACGCGGTCCGGCTGGCCGAACCGCAACCCGGGTTCGACGAGGAACTCCGGTCGATCATGACCGCCCACGACGCCCGGATCGTCTCGAACCCGGCGGTCGTCACGATCGAGGGCGTCTCGGTGCTCATGTACCACGGCGTCTCCCTGGACGAGGTCATCGCCGAACTTCCCGAGGAGAAAGCCAGCTACGACGAGCCACATCGTGCGATGTACCAGCTGTTGAAAAAGCGCCACGTCGCCCCGCAGTTCGGCGGCCACACCCGCCTCGCCCCCGAAGAGACGGACTACCTCGTAATGGATGAGGTACCCGACATCTTCCATACAGGCCACGTCCACAAGCTCGGATGGGGAAAGTACCGAAACGTGATGGCGGTGAACTCCGGCTGTTGGCAGGCCCAGACGGACTTCCAAAAGAGTGTCAACATCGATCCCGATGTCGGATACGCACCCGTCGTCGATCTGGACACGCTGGATATGACCGTCCACAAGTTCTCGTAGCGCTGAAGCTCTCGTCGTGCCGAGCGTCCTCGTCGTGTCGAGCGTTCTCGTCGTGCCGAGCGTCCTCGTCGTGCCGAACGTTCCCGTCGTG
The genomic region above belongs to Natronomonas moolapensis 8.8.11 and contains:
- a CDS encoding DNA-directed DNA polymerase II small subunit, with translation MPLEEPARIARELASHGYAADREAITLLTQAGDTAAALAVAVEAIPDDTLKLTASDVRDALEEGSRGRRDPICGDDAADATGDDASVEPTVGTGKSGDSSGAADGNAGETPSVSTGTGGSGVGDGTDSSPVETKGSSGGVAMNEAKPANEAKPANEAKPANEAKPANEAKPANEAKSADSRPTSDDSTGGSRAADALSADGPADSSSAGPESDSSSAGPESDSSSAGPEPGGGGGRAVDSSLRSLEIDNDMTGYSTSTGEYGDFVATFRDRYERLAGKLRGRVNHRNATALQASPGGGDAGMVGMISDVRSTASGHWLIELEDTTGVFPCLVMKDRPIAGLVEELLLDEVIAVEGTLSDDGGILFVDELYFPDIPRTYEPSTADRHVKAALISDVHVGSQEFVGDAWSQFASWLHTEEAERIEYLLVAGDMVEGVGVYPDQDEELDIVDIFDQYRRFSERLKEVPGDLEIVMIPGNHDAVRLAEPQPGFDEELRSIMTAHDARIVSNPAVVTIEGVSVLMYHGVSLDEVIAELPEEKASYDEPHRAMYQLLKKRHVAPQFGGHTRLAPEETDYLVMDEVPDIFHTGHVHKLGWGKYRNVMAVNSGCWQAQTDFQKSVNIDPDVGYAPVVDLDTLDMTVHKFS